Proteins encoded together in one Mycobacterium sp. MS1601 window:
- a CDS encoding fatty acyl-CoA synthetase, whose amino-acid sequence MSRRHTVDGVLRRSAARTPTRTALRFSDRAWTYRDLDDSVTRAAGHLLALGLRPGDRVAAYGQNSDAYVIGFLACARAGLIHVPINYALKNDELAYPLSQSGARAVLVDPALRQDVSAASDVEHMITLRDQPDSLVEVAASGALPEIAAIADGQDLVQLLYTSGTTSRPKGAMMTHEALVYEYMSCLHALDFASDDNPLIAMPLYHSAGMHVFMLPYLAVGATVHLIEKPDIPEILRCVEAERIGSLFLAPTVWVPLANRDDLDRYDLSSLTKAQYGASTMPVTVLERLRSRYPDIGFYNCFGQSEIGPLATVLRPEEHEDRPASCGTPVLFVEARVVDEHGADVPPGQPGEVLYRSPQLCRGYWDNPDATAEAFRDGWFHSGDLATRDEQGYLTIVDRIKDVINTGGILVASREIEDAVYTHAGVAEVAVIGTPHDKWIEAVTAVVVLREDAGEVEPESIIEHVRPALASFKVPKRVVFMDSLPRNQSGKLLKRELRGQV is encoded by the coding sequence ATGTCGCGGCGTCACACCGTCGACGGCGTACTGCGCCGCTCTGCCGCACGGACCCCGACCCGCACCGCACTGCGGTTCTCCGACCGCGCCTGGACCTACCGCGACCTCGATGACAGCGTGACCCGCGCCGCCGGCCACCTGCTTGCGCTCGGCTTGCGGCCCGGTGACCGGGTGGCGGCCTACGGCCAGAACTCCGACGCCTACGTCATCGGGTTCCTGGCCTGTGCGCGTGCGGGTTTGATTCACGTGCCCATCAACTACGCGCTCAAGAACGACGAGCTGGCCTATCCTCTGTCACAGTCCGGTGCGCGCGCCGTCCTGGTGGATCCCGCGCTGCGCCAGGATGTCTCGGCTGCGTCGGATGTCGAACACATGATCACCCTGCGCGATCAGCCGGATTCACTGGTGGAGGTCGCAGCTTCCGGTGCCCTACCCGAGATCGCGGCCATCGCCGATGGCCAGGACCTGGTGCAATTGCTGTACACCTCGGGCACCACGTCACGACCCAAGGGCGCCATGATGACGCACGAGGCACTGGTCTATGAGTACATGTCCTGTTTGCACGCACTCGATTTCGCCTCCGATGACAACCCGCTGATCGCGATGCCGCTGTACCACTCGGCGGGTATGCACGTCTTCATGCTGCCGTATCTGGCGGTGGGCGCCACCGTGCATCTGATCGAGAAGCCCGATATCCCGGAGATTCTGCGCTGCGTCGAAGCCGAGCGCATCGGTTCACTGTTCCTGGCGCCGACAGTGTGGGTGCCGCTGGCCAATCGCGACGACCTGGACCGCTACGACCTGTCGTCTTTGACCAAGGCACAGTACGGGGCATCCACCATGCCGGTCACGGTGCTCGAGCGGTTGCGCTCCCGCTACCCGGACATCGGGTTCTACAACTGCTTCGGCCAATCCGAGATCGGTCCGCTGGCTACCGTGCTACGGCCCGAGGAGCACGAGGACCGACCAGCGTCGTGCGGTACACCCGTGTTGTTCGTCGAGGCGCGGGTGGTCGACGAACACGGCGCCGACGTACCCCCGGGGCAACCCGGCGAGGTGCTGTACCGATCGCCGCAGCTGTGCCGCGGATACTGGGACAACCCCGACGCGACGGCCGAGGCGTTCCGCGACGGCTGGTTTCACTCAGGAGATCTGGCCACCCGCGACGAGCAGGGCTACCTCACGATCGTCGACCGCATCAAGGACGTCATCAACACGGGCGGAATCCTGGTGGCGTCCCGGGAGATCGAGGATGCGGTGTACACCCACGCCGGAGTCGCCGAGGTGGCGGTGATCGGCACCCCACACGACAAGTGGATCGAAGCGGTCACCGCTGTGGTGGTGCTGCGTGAGGACGCCGGCGAGGTCGAGCCCGAATCGATCATCGAGCACGTGCGGCCCGCTCTGGCGTCGTTCAAGGTGCCCAAGCGGGTGGTTTTCATGGATTCGCTGCCCCGCAACCAGAGCGGCAAGCTGCTCAAACGGGAGCTGCGGGGCCAGGTCTGA
- a CDS encoding amidohydrolase family protein, giving the protein MYSKDGNDYFIVDAHIHLWDGRATNLKNIHGKQFIDCFYDYHRNLSPESEVWDYDLYTYYGEDRLMRDLFVDGYVDHAIFQATLLSDFYVNGFGQTEQAFGLTQRHPDKLTYNHAYDPRFGEPGLEQLRRDAERMNLKGVKLYTAEWHGDSRGYKLDDPWSRRYLEECINLGIKNIHVHKGPTIRPLDRDAFDVADIDKVATDYLELNFVVEHVGLPRLEDFCWIATQESNVYGGLAVAIPFIHTRPRYFAQIMGELLYWIGEDKILFSSDYALWTPRWLIEKFVDFQIPEDMAEYAPITVEQKRKILGLNAASLYDLQVPEHLQLSTPGQDQVEVAAGAKEKVSL; this is encoded by the coding sequence ATGTACTCCAAAGACGGAAACGACTACTTCATCGTCGACGCCCACATTCACCTGTGGGACGGCCGCGCCACCAACCTGAAGAACATTCACGGCAAGCAGTTCATCGACTGCTTCTACGACTACCACCGCAACCTCAGCCCCGAATCAGAGGTCTGGGACTACGACCTCTACACCTACTACGGCGAAGACCGGCTGATGCGTGACCTGTTCGTCGACGGCTATGTCGACCACGCCATCTTCCAGGCGACGCTGCTGAGTGACTTCTACGTCAACGGGTTCGGGCAGACCGAGCAGGCGTTCGGCCTGACCCAGCGCCACCCGGACAAGCTCACCTACAACCATGCCTATGACCCGCGCTTCGGTGAACCGGGGCTAGAGCAGCTCCGCCGCGACGCCGAGCGGATGAACCTCAAAGGCGTGAAGCTGTACACCGCCGAGTGGCACGGTGATTCGCGCGGCTACAAGCTCGACGACCCCTGGTCGCGCCGCTATCTCGAGGAGTGCATCAACCTCGGGATCAAGAACATCCACGTGCACAAGGGTCCCACCATCCGGCCGCTGGACCGCGATGCGTTCGACGTCGCCGACATCGACAAGGTGGCCACCGACTACCTGGAGCTCAACTTCGTCGTCGAGCACGTCGGGTTGCCCAGGCTGGAAGATTTCTGCTGGATCGCGACCCAGGAGTCCAATGTGTACGGCGGTCTGGCCGTGGCGATCCCGTTCATCCACACCCGGCCCCGCTACTTCGCCCAGATCATGGGTGAGCTGTTGTACTGGATCGGCGAGGACAAGATCCTGTTCAGCAGTGATTACGCACTGTGGACACCACGCTGGCTGATCGAGAAGTTCGTCGACTTCCAGATTCCGGAGGACATGGCCGAGTACGCGCCCATCACTGTCGAGCAGAAGCGCAAGATCCTCGGCCTCAACGCCGCCTCGCTCTAT
- a CDS encoding sigma-54-dependent Fis family transcriptional regulator, translating into MVNNVDVAVGTRRAREQFLTAGALNTDAVAPGVLNSWRRSRDLQIHPDRVELPYVCDPDTDTPLTHAAAPVLRRIAEDLSSQAVSVVLTSADGLVLDRIAADPRIEQTLDDVRLARGYSYAEEFAGTNGIGTTLETGQPVFIRGSEHYVGTLGRLACAGSPIRDPLTRRILGVVDLTCWARNADPLLFVLAKSAGSQIEDRISAMNNETETALLDAYLKQTRRYPAGVLAIGGDVVLMNPYLRQALDSADQTALLDHAAEMARTSLKTTAVATLPSGTTMKLSAAERISARIRSDSVVFHVALHMAERFPTHGSVQHIPRLAGRSSSWRRSCQQVERCYRDRDWVVIEGETGTGRTRLGQSVAQFVTPERTVRILRPESFGSGEQLVTEFEAETDSDDFAVVLANVDELPDTALEPLAAAMQSCAGRGWIAATMGTERRSPLVDLLVLPFFTHTVTVPALRHRIEDLDELVPMLLSELTRGADVRMDSAAMRQLSKLAWPGNVAQLRSVLAATVARQRSGIIGVDKLPAACRSLTRRKLTQLESLERDAIVRSLSENGGSKAEAAEALGMSRATIYRKIKDFGIA; encoded by the coding sequence ATGGTCAACAACGTCGACGTCGCGGTCGGCACCCGGCGGGCCCGGGAACAGTTCCTGACCGCGGGCGCACTCAACACCGACGCCGTCGCGCCCGGTGTGCTCAACTCCTGGCGTCGCTCCCGTGACCTGCAGATCCATCCCGACCGGGTGGAACTCCCCTATGTCTGCGACCCCGACACCGACACTCCCCTGACCCACGCCGCCGCGCCGGTGCTCCGTCGCATCGCCGAGGACCTGTCCTCCCAGGCTGTCAGTGTGGTGCTGACGTCGGCCGACGGTCTGGTGCTCGACCGGATCGCCGCTGATCCACGGATCGAGCAGACGTTGGACGACGTGCGGCTGGCGCGCGGTTACAGCTACGCCGAGGAGTTCGCGGGAACCAACGGCATCGGCACGACGCTGGAGACCGGGCAGCCCGTGTTCATCCGCGGCAGCGAACACTACGTCGGGACGCTGGGCCGGCTGGCATGCGCGGGATCGCCGATCCGCGATCCCCTCACCCGTCGCATCCTGGGCGTGGTGGATCTGACGTGTTGGGCGCGCAATGCCGACCCACTGCTGTTCGTGCTCGCCAAGAGCGCGGGAAGTCAGATCGAGGACCGCATCAGCGCGATGAACAACGAGACCGAGACCGCTCTGCTGGATGCCTACCTGAAGCAGACCCGCCGGTATCCGGCCGGCGTGCTGGCCATCGGCGGTGACGTGGTGCTGATGAACCCGTATTTGCGACAGGCGCTGGACTCCGCTGATCAGACGGCGCTGCTCGATCACGCCGCTGAGATGGCCCGCACGTCGTTGAAGACCACCGCCGTGGCGACACTGCCCAGTGGCACCACCATGAAACTGTCGGCAGCAGAACGGATTTCCGCGCGCATCCGCAGTGACAGCGTGGTCTTCCACGTCGCGCTGCACATGGCAGAGCGGTTCCCGACGCACGGCTCGGTGCAGCACATCCCGCGATTGGCCGGTCGCAGCAGTTCCTGGCGCCGCAGCTGCCAGCAGGTCGAACGCTGTTACCGCGACCGAGACTGGGTGGTCATCGAGGGCGAGACCGGAACCGGGCGCACCCGGTTGGGCCAGTCGGTTGCCCAGTTCGTCACCCCGGAGCGGACGGTGCGGATCCTGCGCCCCGAGTCCTTCGGCAGCGGTGAGCAGCTGGTCACCGAATTCGAGGCGGAGACCGACTCCGACGATTTTGCGGTGGTGCTCGCCAATGTCGACGAGTTGCCCGATACCGCGCTCGAGCCGCTGGCGGCGGCCATGCAGTCCTGCGCCGGCCGCGGTTGGATCGCGGCCACCATGGGCACCGAGCGACGCTCCCCGCTGGTGGACCTGCTGGTGCTGCCGTTTTTCACCCACACCGTCACCGTCCCCGCGTTGCGACACCGCATCGAGGACCTCGACGAACTGGTGCCGATGCTGCTGAGTGAACTGACCCGCGGCGCCGACGTGCGGATGGACAGCGCGGCCATGCGCCAGCTCAGCAAGCTGGCATGGCCCGGGAACGTGGCCCAGCTGCGCAGCGTGCTCGCGGCGACCGTCGCCAGGCAGCGCTCCGGCATCATCGGTGTGGACAAGCTGCCCGCCGCCTGCCGTTCGCTGACCCGGCGCAAGCTCACGCAGTTGGAATCGCTGGAGCGTGACGCCATCGTGCGCAGCTTGAGTGAAAACGGCGGCAGCAAGGCCGAGGCCGCCGAGGCGCTGGGGATGTCTCGGGCCACCATCTACCGCAAGATCAAGGACTTCGGCATCGCCTGA
- a CDS encoding thioesterase family protein, with the protein MVTDAFFTTDGDVFVPTAAAQGPWGPTIGGQLVSGLLGWAVERDAGDPDFLPARLTVDLLRPTFMEPVRVQTTVQREGKRIKVADVALIQRDTVVSRASAVFLRRTEEPDAQVWSAPLAMPPPPVEPDQLPPGSPMFLWAYGTNPETGEPGLGVEEWQQADRQKRAWIRQVRPLVADHDITPFTHAVMCGEVTSALTHWGTAGLRHINADYTLTLSRLPEGKYIGLAAMSQHSTAGIATGTATVFDVNGPIGTAVAVALAQPPEAFSPRTGTA; encoded by the coding sequence ATGGTGACTGACGCCTTCTTCACCACCGACGGTGACGTGTTCGTCCCGACCGCGGCAGCTCAGGGCCCCTGGGGTCCCACCATCGGAGGCCAACTGGTCAGTGGCCTGCTGGGCTGGGCGGTGGAGCGCGACGCGGGTGACCCCGACTTCCTGCCGGCCCGGCTGACGGTGGACCTGTTGCGGCCGACGTTCATGGAGCCGGTGCGGGTGCAGACGACGGTGCAGCGTGAGGGCAAGCGGATCAAGGTCGCCGACGTGGCGCTGATCCAACGCGACACCGTGGTCTCCCGCGCCAGCGCGGTGTTCCTGCGACGCACCGAGGAACCGGACGCGCAGGTGTGGTCGGCACCGTTGGCGATGCCGCCACCGCCTGTGGAACCCGACCAGCTGCCGCCGGGGTCCCCGATGTTCCTGTGGGCCTACGGCACCAACCCCGAGACCGGCGAACCCGGCCTCGGGGTCGAAGAGTGGCAGCAGGCCGATCGCCAGAAACGCGCCTGGATCCGGCAAGTCCGGCCGCTTGTCGCCGATCACGACATCACCCCGTTCACCCACGCGGTGATGTGCGGTGAGGTCACCAGCGCCCTGACGCACTGGGGCACAGCCGGACTGCGGCACATCAATGCCGATTACACGCTGACCCTGAGTCGGCTCCCCGAGGGCAAGTACATCGGACTGGCCGCCATGAGCCAGCACAGCACCGCGGGTATCGCGACGGGCACCGCCACCGTGTTCGACGTGAACGGACCCATCGGCACGGCTGTCGCGGTCGCGCTGGCACAGCCACCGGAGGCCTTCTCACCCCGCACCGGCACCGCCTAG
- a CDS encoding methane monooxygenase, with protein sequence MSRQSLTKAHAKITELSWEPTFATPATRFGTDYTFEKAPKKDPLKQIMRSYFPMEEEKDNRVYGAMDGAIRGNMFRQVQQRWLEWQKLFLSIIPFPEISAARAMPMAIDAVPNPEIHNGLAVQMIDEVRHSTIQMNLKKLYMNNYIDPAGFDITEKAFANNYAGTIGRQFGEGFITGDAITAANIYLTVVAETAFTNTLFVAMPDEAAANGDYLLPTVFHSVQSDESRHISNGYSILLMALADERNRPLLERDLRYAWWNNHCVVDAAIGTFIEYGTKDRRKDRESYAEMWRRWIYDDYYRSYLLPLEKYGLTIPHDLVEEAWKRIVDKHYVHEVARFFATGWPVNYWRIDAMTDKDFEWFEEKYPGWYSKFGRWWEDYNRLAYPGRNKPIAFEEVGYQYPHRCWTCMVPALVREDMVVEKVDDQWRTYCSETCYWTDAVAFRGEYEGRPTPNMGRLTGFREWETLHHGKDLADIVSDLGYVRDDGKTLIPQPHLDLDPKKMWTLDDVRGNVFNSPNVLLNEMSDADRVAHVAAYRAG encoded by the coding sequence TTGAGTAGGCAAAGCCTGACCAAGGCGCACGCAAAGATCACCGAGCTGTCGTGGGAACCGACATTCGCGACGCCGGCCACCCGCTTCGGCACCGACTACACCTTCGAGAAAGCCCCGAAGAAGGATCCGCTCAAGCAGATCATGCGCTCTTACTTCCCGATGGAGGAGGAGAAGGACAACCGCGTCTACGGCGCCATGGACGGCGCAATCCGCGGCAACATGTTCCGGCAGGTGCAGCAGCGCTGGCTGGAATGGCAGAAGCTGTTCCTGTCCATCATCCCGTTTCCCGAGATCTCGGCGGCCCGCGCCATGCCCATGGCCATCGACGCCGTGCCCAATCCGGAGATCCACAACGGACTGGCCGTCCAGATGATCGACGAGGTTCGGCACTCGACCATCCAGATGAACCTCAAAAAGCTCTACATGAACAACTACATCGACCCGGCTGGGTTCGACATCACCGAGAAGGCGTTCGCCAACAACTACGCCGGCACCATCGGCCGCCAGTTCGGCGAAGGTTTCATCACCGGCGACGCCATCACCGCTGCCAACATCTACCTGACGGTGGTTGCCGAAACCGCCTTCACCAACACCCTTTTTGTCGCGATGCCCGACGAAGCCGCCGCCAACGGCGACTACCTGCTGCCCACGGTGTTCCACTCGGTGCAGTCCGATGAGTCCCGGCACATCTCCAACGGCTACTCGATCCTGTTGATGGCGCTGGCCGACGAGCGCAACCGGCCCCTGCTGGAGCGCGACCTGCGCTACGCGTGGTGGAACAACCACTGCGTCGTCGACGCCGCCATCGGCACCTTCATCGAGTACGGCACCAAAGACCGTCGCAAGGACCGCGAGAGCTACGCCGAGATGTGGCGGCGCTGGATCTACGACGACTACTACCGCAGTTATCTTCTGCCGCTGGAGAAGTACGGCTTGACCATCCCGCACGACCTGGTCGAGGAAGCGTGGAAGCGCATCGTCGACAAGCACTACGTCCACGAGGTTGCGCGCTTCTTCGCCACCGGCTGGCCGGTCAACTACTGGCGCATCGATGCCATGACCGACAAGGACTTCGAGTGGTTCGAGGAGAAGTACCCCGGCTGGTACAGCAAGTTCGGCCGCTGGTGGGAGGACTACAACCGGCTGGCCTACCCGGGGCGTAACAAGCCGATCGCCTTCGAGGAGGTGGGCTACCAGTATCCGCACCGCTGCTGGACCTGCATGGTGCCGGCGCTGGTCCGCGAGGACATGGTGGTCGAGAAGGTCGACGACCAGTGGCGCACCTACTGCTCGGAGACCTGCTACTGGACCGATGCGGTGGCCTTCCGCGGTGAGTACGAGGGCCGGCCGACGCCGAACATGGGACGGCTCACCGGTTTCCGCGAGTGGGAGACGCTGCACCACGGCAAGGACCTCGCCGACATCGTCTCTGATCTCGGTTACGTCCGTGATGACGGTAAGACCCTGATCCCACAGCCGCACCTGGATCTCGATCCGAAGAAGATGTGGACGCTCGACGACGTGCGCGGCAACGTGTTCAACAGCCCCAATGTGTTGCTCAACGAGATGAGCGACGCCGACCGGGTCGCCCACGTCGCCGCCTACCGAGCCGGCTAG
- the mimD gene encoding propane 2-monooxygenase effector subunit MimD, with product MTMQFGSATEFSNKCGVTLMNTPIGRVVADVMGAKDGVELTEYPSMIRVDGTKLIEFDYAELTDALGQDFDGSIFEEISSTHYGRMVHLDDKTMLFASPEDAAEYIGFDLTAQS from the coding sequence GTGACCATGCAATTCGGATCAGCCACCGAGTTCTCCAACAAGTGCGGCGTCACCCTGATGAACACTCCCATCGGGCGCGTGGTCGCCGACGTGATGGGCGCCAAGGACGGGGTGGAACTCACCGAGTACCCGTCGATGATCCGGGTGGACGGCACCAAGCTCATCGAATTCGACTACGCCGAGCTGACCGACGCACTGGGTCAGGACTTCGACGGGTCGATCTTCGAGGAGATCAGTTCCACCCACTATGGCCGCATGGTGCACCTCGACGACAAGACCATGCTGTTCGCCAGCCCCGAGGACGCGGCCGAGTACATCGGCTTCGATCTGACTGCCCAATCATGA
- a CDS encoding aromatic/alkene monooxygenase hydroxylase subunit beta, which translates to MSAPAKHRSFPKIEFTDSEAGASEFPSSKSRAYSYYKPAKLRATMYEDVTVDVQPDPERHLSQGWIYGFGDGPGGYPQEWTAAKSSNWHAFLDPNEEWDQTIYRNNSAVVRQVELCLKNAKRARAYDSWNSAWLRFLANNLGAWMHAENGLALHVFTSIQRSGPTNMINTAVAVNAAHKMRFAQDLALFNLDLSEEVGEGFDGAAHKQVWQSAPEWQPTREVVERLTAVGDWCELLFATNIVFEQLVGSLFRSELVMQIAARNGDYITPTIVGTGEHDYDRDLAYTRNLFRILSRDEQHGESNKALFGQWLDVWVPRCLDAARALQPLWSQPAEKAVTFADSLAAAEDKFASLLESIELKEQAK; encoded by the coding sequence ATGTCAGCTCCAGCGAAGCACAGATCCTTCCCCAAGATCGAGTTCACCGACTCCGAAGCCGGCGCAAGCGAGTTCCCCAGCTCCAAGAGCCGTGCCTACTCGTACTACAAGCCAGCCAAGCTGCGGGCCACCATGTACGAAGACGTCACCGTCGACGTCCAGCCCGACCCCGAGCGCCACCTGTCCCAAGGCTGGATCTACGGCTTCGGCGACGGCCCCGGCGGCTACCCACAGGAGTGGACGGCGGCCAAGTCGTCGAACTGGCACGCCTTCCTGGACCCGAACGAGGAGTGGGACCAGACCATCTACCGCAACAACTCCGCGGTGGTGCGCCAAGTCGAGCTGTGCCTGAAGAACGCCAAACGCGCCCGGGCCTACGACAGCTGGAACTCGGCGTGGCTGCGCTTCCTGGCCAACAACCTGGGTGCCTGGATGCACGCCGAAAACGGGCTGGCGCTGCATGTGTTCACCTCCATCCAGCGCTCGGGGCCCACCAACATGATCAACACCGCCGTGGCCGTCAACGCCGCCCACAAGATGCGCTTCGCCCAGGACCTGGCGCTGTTCAACCTCGACCTGTCCGAGGAGGTCGGCGAGGGGTTCGACGGAGCCGCCCACAAGCAGGTCTGGCAGTCCGCACCGGAATGGCAGCCCACCCGTGAAGTGGTGGAACGCCTGACGGCGGTGGGTGACTGGTGTGAGCTGTTGTTCGCCACCAACATCGTCTTCGAGCAACTGGTGGGTTCGCTGTTCCGCAGCGAACTCGTGATGCAGATCGCCGCGCGCAACGGCGATTACATCACCCCCACCATCGTCGGCACCGGCGAGCACGACTATGACCGGGACCTGGCCTACACCCGCAACCTGTTCCGCATCCTGTCTCGCGACGAGCAGCACGGCGAATCCAACAAGGCGCTGTTCGGTCAGTGGCTGGACGTCTGGGTGCCGCGCTGCCTGGACGCGGCCCGAGCCCTGCAGCCGCTGTGGAGCCAGCCGGCCGAGAAGGCCGTCACTTTCGCCGACAGCCTGGCTGCCGCCGAAGACAAGTTCGCCTCCCTACTGGAATCCATCGAGCTCAAGGAGCAGGCCAAGTGA
- a CDS encoding zinc-binding dehydrogenase — MKALVFNKPGSMSWTEVPDPELRDPTDVVVRVDTTTICGTDLHILKGDVPAVTAGRVLGHEAVGTVTEIGTAVTDLEVGDRVLVPAITSCGKCEPCKVGMPSHCASVGGIGWIFGHLIDGTQAEYVRVPFAETSVHKLPEAVTNEEAIFLADILPTGFEIGVQNGAVRPGDSVVVVGAGPVGLSAIRTAALHGAATVIAVDLSESRLKRSIAFGADETINSGREDVRARILELTEGRGANVAIEAVGIPETFDLCTTVVRPGGRVANVGVHGKPVTLHLEELWISNITVSTGLVNGTTVRTLLDLVAHGKIDAGAFGTHSFHLDQMTDAYDVFANADTHDALKVVISR, encoded by the coding sequence ATGAAGGCGCTGGTGTTCAACAAGCCCGGCTCGATGTCGTGGACGGAGGTACCGGACCCGGAGCTACGGGATCCCACCGACGTCGTGGTCCGCGTCGACACGACCACCATCTGCGGTACCGATCTGCACATCCTCAAGGGTGACGTCCCGGCGGTCACCGCGGGGCGCGTGCTCGGTCATGAGGCGGTCGGCACCGTCACCGAAATCGGAACAGCGGTGACGGATCTCGAGGTGGGCGACCGGGTGCTGGTGCCGGCCATCACCTCGTGCGGCAAATGTGAGCCCTGCAAGGTCGGGATGCCCTCGCACTGCGCGTCGGTGGGAGGGATCGGCTGGATCTTCGGCCACCTGATCGACGGCACGCAGGCCGAGTATGTGCGAGTCCCGTTCGCCGAGACCAGTGTGCACAAACTGCCGGAGGCCGTCACGAACGAAGAGGCGATCTTCCTGGCCGATATCCTGCCCACAGGCTTCGAGATCGGTGTCCAGAACGGGGCAGTTCGCCCCGGTGACTCCGTAGTGGTGGTGGGTGCCGGACCTGTCGGGTTGTCGGCGATCAGGACGGCCGCATTACACGGCGCCGCAACGGTTATCGCGGTGGATCTGTCGGAGTCGCGCCTCAAACGCTCAATCGCGTTCGGCGCCGACGAGACCATCAACAGCGGCCGTGAAGACGTCCGCGCACGCATCCTGGAGCTCACCGAAGGCCGAGGCGCCAACGTCGCGATCGAAGCGGTCGGGATTCCCGAGACCTTCGACCTGTGCACCACGGTGGTCCGTCCCGGTGGACGGGTGGCCAACGTCGGTGTGCACGGCAAGCCGGTCACGCTGCACCTCGAAGAACTGTGGATCAGCAACATCACTGTGAGCACCGGTCTGGTCAACGGCACCACGGTGCGGACGCTGCTGGATCTGGTGGCGCACGGGAAGATCGACGCCGGCGCATTCGGCACACACTCGTTCCACCTCGACCAGATGACCGACGCCTACGACGTCTTCGCCAACGCCGACACCCATGACGCCCTGAAAGTCGTCATCTCCCGTTAA
- a CDS encoding 2Fe-2S iron-sulfur cluster-binding protein, producing MADVHRINFEPVDIEMEVREDENILDAAFRQGIHLMHGCREGRCSACKSFVLDGEVQMAGHSTFACNDAEVDEGYVLLCRTHAYSDATIELLNFDEDELLGGVPIQDVRTRITALDTMTRDIVSLQLEVVEPVGFEFKPGQYADVHIPGTDEHRSFSMATTGSTPGRVEFLIKKYPGGKFAGLLENSLAVGDEINLTGPYGSFTLKDGHVLPVVCVGGGAGMAPILSLLRHMSETQSTRPVRFYYGARTFADLFYLDEIERLGATLADFTFTACLSESVDGVPEGVRVQPGNVTDVVSAQEPGLVKTEVYLCGPPPMVDAALALLESESVPNDQVFYDKFTSPAFD from the coding sequence ATGGCTGACGTTCACCGCATCAACTTCGAACCCGTCGACATCGAGATGGAGGTACGCGAAGACGAGAACATCCTCGACGCGGCCTTCCGCCAGGGCATCCACCTGATGCACGGCTGCCGGGAGGGCCGTTGCTCGGCCTGCAAGTCGTTCGTGCTCGACGGCGAGGTGCAGATGGCCGGGCACTCGACATTCGCCTGCAACGACGCCGAGGTGGACGAAGGCTACGTGTTGCTGTGCCGCACCCACGCCTACAGCGACGCCACCATCGAACTGCTGAATTTCGACGAGGACGAACTACTCGGCGGGGTGCCCATCCAGGATGTCCGCACGCGGATCACGGCTCTGGACACGATGACTCGCGACATCGTGTCGCTGCAACTGGAAGTGGTGGAGCCGGTCGGGTTCGAGTTCAAACCCGGGCAGTACGCCGACGTCCACATCCCGGGCACCGATGAACACCGGTCGTTCTCGATGGCCACCACCGGGTCCACCCCGGGACGCGTGGAGTTCCTGATCAAGAAGTACCCGGGCGGCAAGTTCGCGGGTCTGCTGGAGAACAGTCTGGCGGTGGGGGACGAGATCAACCTGACCGGGCCCTACGGTTCGTTCACGTTGAAAGACGGCCACGTGCTGCCGGTGGTGTGTGTCGGCGGTGGGGCGGGGATGGCGCCCATCCTGTCACTGCTGCGGCACATGAGCGAGACCCAATCCACCCGACCGGTCCGATTCTATTACGGAGCACGAACTTTCGCGGATCTGTTCTATCTCGACGAGATCGAACGCCTGGGTGCCACGCTGGCCGACTTCACCTTCACAGCGTGCCTGTCGGAATCGGTGGACGGTGTCCCCGAAGGTGTCCGGGTGCAGCCCGGCAACGTCACCGACGTGGTGTCCGCCCAGGAACCCGGCCTGGTGAAAACCGAGGTGTACCTGTGCGGCCCGCCGCCCATGGTGGACGCCGCCCTGGCGCTGCTCGAATCCGAATCCGTGCCCAACGACCAAGTGTTCTACGACAAATTCACCAGCCCAGCATTCGACTGA